One genomic window of Desulfuromonas sp. AOP6 includes the following:
- the rpsA gene encoding 30S ribosomal protein S1, which yields MVDDRWEEETNDGEESFAELLEQSFVGEKILTPGQKVEADILKITADWVFLDVGQKGEGVLDRKELLDAEGKLTVAEGDRISAYFVSRAGGELRFTTRMGGAGTGSAQLEEAWRSGIPVDGLVEKEIKGGYEVKLAGQARAFCPYSQMALRRTEDPGQFVGRHLPFKISRYEEQGRNIVVSHRVILEEEQQQQREQLRQTLQEGMTVPGTVTSLRDFGAFVDIGGLEGLLPISEVGWGRVEDISETLAVGQQVQVVIKKLDWDNQRFSFSLKETLADPWEQAPLQFPEGSVQQGKVARLTPFGAFVTLADGIDGLIHISKLGGGKRINHPREVVQEGQQLEVRVESVDSQSRRISLALAGSEARSETVEAKEDFGAYLQEQPGSSMGTLGDLLRQAGSKKKK from the coding sequence ATGGTGGATGATCGCTGGGAAGAGGAAACAAATGACGGGGAAGAGAGTTTTGCCGAACTGCTGGAGCAGAGCTTTGTTGGCGAGAAGATCCTGACGCCGGGCCAGAAAGTGGAGGCGGATATCCTCAAGATTACCGCCGACTGGGTCTTTCTGGATGTCGGCCAGAAGGGCGAGGGGGTGCTCGATCGCAAGGAACTCCTTGATGCCGAAGGGAAGCTGACCGTCGCCGAAGGCGATCGGATCTCTGCCTATTTCGTTTCTCGCGCTGGCGGGGAACTGCGTTTCACTACTCGCATGGGAGGCGCCGGCACCGGTAGCGCCCAGTTGGAAGAAGCCTGGCGCAGCGGCATTCCCGTGGACGGATTGGTGGAAAAAGAGATCAAGGGAGGCTACGAAGTCAAGTTGGCCGGCCAGGCGCGGGCCTTCTGCCCCTACTCGCAGATGGCGCTACGCCGTACCGAGGATCCGGGCCAGTTCGTCGGACGCCATCTGCCCTTCAAAATCAGCCGCTATGAAGAACAGGGACGCAACATCGTGGTGTCCCACCGCGTTATTCTGGAGGAGGAGCAGCAACAGCAACGGGAACAGCTACGGCAAACCCTGCAGGAAGGGATGACCGTGCCCGGCACCGTCACCTCTCTGCGCGATTTCGGCGCCTTTGTCGACATTGGCGGCCTGGAGGGGCTGCTGCCCATCTCGGAGGTGGGGTGGGGTCGGGTCGAGGATATCAGCGAGACCCTCGCCGTCGGCCAGCAGGTCCAGGTGGTCATCAAGAAGCTGGATTGGGACAATCAGCGCTTTTCCTTCAGTCTGAAAGAGACCCTGGCCGACCCCTGGGAACAGGCGCCCCTGCAGTTCCCCGAAGGCTCCGTGCAGCAGGGCAAGGTCGCGCGCCTGACCCCTTTTGGCGCCTTTGTCACCCTCGCCGACGGCATCGACGGTCTCATCCATATTTCCAAGCTGGGCGGAGGCAAACGCATCAACCATCCGCGCGAAGTGGTGCAGGAAGGGCAACAGCTGGAGGTGCGCGTCGAATCGGTGGACAGTCAGAGCCGCCGCATCTCCCTGGCGTTGGCCGGTAGTGAAGCACGAAGCGAGACGGTCGAGGCCAAGGAGGATTTCGGCGCCTACCTGCAGGAGCAGCCCGGCTCCTCCATGGGCACCCTGGGTGATCTGCTGCGTCAGGCCGGCAGCAAGAAGAAAAAGTAG
- a CDS encoding TIGR03960 family B12-binding radical SAM protein gives MSRNDLHHIFSQINRPSRYLGGELGSIKKDDDKIDLHFALAFPDVYEVGMSHLGFGILYAVLNGLEAVAAERVYAPWPDMEEHLRASDTPLTSLETERPLADFDLVGFTLQYELSYSNVLNMLDLGGIPRRRQQRNETHPLVIVGGPCAYNPEPLADFFDCAVIGDAEEAVVELCQAVRASKAAQEDRAALLRRLSSIEGVYVPSLFEVRYHEDGTIAAIQPERAEYARVHRRFLNDLETAPYPTAPIVPFMNTVHDRVAMEIARGCTRGCRFCQAGYIYRPVRERSPQKIVELIDQALEGSGYEEVSLLSLSTGDYSCIEPLLKELMDRYARRKVAVSLPSLRVGSLTPELMEEIKKVRKTGFTLAPEAGTERLRQVINKGITEEDLLTATHNAFTLGWRRIKLYFMMGLPTETDEDIEAIIDLAVKVKRSGKGTEGGADVAPSVSTFVPKAHTPFQWEAQLSIEETVRRQHMLRDGLKNRKMRLKWHDAQLSFLEGVFARGDRRLGQVLERAVDLGCRFDGWQEHFNFERWMQAFAELGIEPAWYLRERSEEEFLPWDHLDCGIPKAFFIRERRQSLAGAYTPDCRTGPCSQCGICDFDQLRMRLTAAPAEVKPAELPPEPVASEERHKVRLRVRKEGKARFVGHLEFMTLFHRAVSRGHIPVRFSAGFNPQPRISFPDALPTGVESDAEIIDIELSQPWTAQQVVTTLNTQLPDGFRVLEGASVPWQIPSPASCIGEVVYRVELPPEAPADLAERLVAFLAAPEALYSKDKGRKTVTVDMRPWVIDLDLAEGALMLHLKKGSPTALTAHLLGLSTDQVRALRIRKTATVLDQ, from the coding sequence TTGTCCCGCAACGACTTACACCACATCTTCTCCCAGATCAATCGCCCCTCCCGCTACCTGGGCGGTGAACTGGGCAGCATCAAAAAAGACGACGATAAGATCGATTTGCACTTTGCTCTGGCCTTCCCCGATGTCTACGAAGTGGGCATGAGCCACCTGGGCTTCGGCATTCTCTATGCGGTACTCAACGGCCTGGAGGCTGTCGCGGCGGAACGCGTCTACGCCCCCTGGCCCGACATGGAAGAGCATCTGCGCGCCAGCGACACCCCGCTGACCTCCCTGGAAACCGAACGCCCCCTGGCCGACTTCGACCTGGTGGGCTTCACCCTGCAGTACGAGCTGTCCTACAGTAACGTGCTCAACATGCTCGACCTCGGCGGCATCCCCCGCCGGCGCCAGCAGCGTAACGAAACGCACCCCCTGGTGATCGTCGGCGGCCCCTGCGCCTACAACCCCGAGCCGTTGGCTGATTTTTTCGACTGCGCCGTCATCGGCGACGCCGAGGAAGCGGTCGTCGAACTCTGCCAGGCCGTGCGGGCATCCAAGGCAGCCCAGGAGGATCGCGCTGCCCTGCTGCGCCGACTAAGCTCTATCGAAGGCGTCTACGTGCCGTCCCTGTTTGAGGTACGCTACCACGAGGACGGCACCATCGCCGCTATTCAACCCGAACGGGCTGAGTACGCCCGCGTGCACCGGCGTTTTCTCAACGACCTGGAGACCGCCCCCTATCCCACGGCGCCCATCGTCCCCTTTATGAACACCGTGCACGACCGCGTCGCCATGGAAATCGCCCGTGGCTGTACCCGCGGCTGCCGCTTCTGCCAGGCAGGCTACATCTACCGGCCGGTGCGCGAACGCAGTCCACAAAAGATTGTCGAGCTTATTGACCAGGCCTTGGAAGGCTCCGGCTACGAGGAAGTCTCCCTGCTCTCCCTGTCCACCGGCGACTACAGCTGCATCGAACCCCTGCTTAAAGAATTGATGGACCGCTACGCCCGCCGCAAGGTGGCGGTGTCCCTCCCCAGCCTGCGCGTCGGTTCGCTGACGCCGGAACTGATGGAAGAAATCAAGAAAGTGCGCAAGACCGGCTTCACCCTCGCGCCCGAGGCCGGCACCGAGCGACTGCGTCAGGTCATCAACAAGGGGATCACCGAAGAAGATCTGCTCACTGCCACCCACAACGCCTTCACCCTGGGCTGGCGCCGCATCAAACTCTATTTCATGATGGGCCTGCCGACGGAAACCGATGAGGACATTGAGGCCATCATCGATCTGGCCGTCAAGGTCAAGCGCAGCGGCAAGGGGACGGAAGGTGGCGCCGACGTGGCCCCTTCTGTTTCGACCTTCGTTCCCAAGGCCCACACCCCCTTTCAGTGGGAAGCGCAACTCAGCATCGAAGAGACCGTGCGCCGCCAGCACATGCTGCGCGACGGCCTGAAAAATCGCAAGATGCGCCTGAAGTGGCACGACGCCCAGCTCTCCTTTCTCGAAGGGGTCTTTGCTCGTGGCGATCGGCGCCTGGGCCAGGTGCTCGAACGGGCCGTCGACCTCGGCTGCCGTTTCGACGGCTGGCAGGAGCACTTCAACTTTGAACGCTGGATGCAGGCCTTCGCCGAGCTCGGCATCGAGCCCGCCTGGTATCTGCGGGAACGCTCGGAAGAGGAATTCCTGCCCTGGGATCACCTCGACTGCGGCATCCCCAAAGCCTTTTTTATCCGGGAGCGCCGTCAGTCCCTGGCCGGGGCCTATACGCCCGACTGTCGCACCGGGCCGTGCAGCCAGTGCGGCATCTGCGATTTCGACCAGCTGCGCATGCGCCTGACGGCAGCACCGGCAGAGGTCAAGCCAGCGGAGCTTCCACCGGAACCGGTGGCCAGCGAGGAGCGTCACAAGGTCCGCCTGCGGGTACGGAAAGAGGGCAAGGCCCGCTTCGTAGGCCATCTTGAATTCATGACTCTCTTTCACCGGGCGGTGAGCCGGGGGCACATCCCCGTACGCTTCTCGGCCGGCTTCAACCCGCAGCCACGTATCTCTTTCCCCGACGCCCTGCCGACGGGGGTCGAAAGCGATGCGGAGATCATCGATATCGAGCTTTCCCAGCCCTGGACGGCCCAGCAGGTGGTCACCACCCTCAACACCCAGCTGCCCGATGGTTTCCGGGTACTGGAAGGTGCCAGCGTCCCCTGGCAGATCCCTTCGCCAGCGTCCTGCATTGGTGAGGTCGTCTATCGGGTAGAATTGCCGCCGGAGGCGCCCGCCGATCTGGCGGAACGCCTCGTCGCTTTTCTGGCGGCCCCGGAAGCTCTGTACAGCAAGGATAAAGGCCGCAAGACCGTCACCGTCGACATGCGCCCCTGGGTCATCGACCTGGACCTGGCAGAAGGCGCTCTGATGCTGCACCTGAAGAAGGGCAGTCCCACGGCCCTCACCGCCCACCTGCTCGGCCTTTCGACAGACCAGGTGCGGGCGCTGCGCATCCGCAAGACGGCCACGGTTCTCGACCAATAA
- a CDS encoding Rne/Rng family ribonuclease translates to MTKELVINTTSHETRVALLESGHIAELYIERSRERGIVGNIYQGKVIRVLPGMQAAFVDIGLEKAAFLYVADVLDEMEAVEQFVEGASQHAKPSEGGDDDRPPLPPIEDLLQEGQTILAQVAKEPIGTKGARITSHISLPGRHLVYMPTVDHIGISRRIENEEEKDRLRLIIESIRPQGTGFIVRTAAEGKSEEDLRADVEFLVGLWKDIAKRKENKKAPCLIHSDLDVTSKVLRDILTEDVRRIVVDSQEEHDKIVRFLQTFMPKLSVDIELYDQDEPIFDAFGLEVEIARALGRKVWLKSGGYIIIEQTEALNAIDVNTGRFVGKHNLEDTILKTNLEAVKEIAFQLRLRNIGGLIIIDFIDMEKELHREKVHSALEEALKNDKSKTNILKISELGLVEMTRKRVRESIGRTLCEPCPYCEGKGYVKSRTTLAYEVFREIRREIRDLPGYRLTLQVHPDIAALLYDEERHGIEELEKQFEKQISITARPNFHIEQFDILVG, encoded by the coding sequence ATGACCAAAGAACTGGTCATCAACACGACCTCCCACGAAACCCGTGTCGCCCTGCTGGAGAGCGGACACATCGCCGAGCTCTATATCGAACGGAGCCGGGAACGGGGGATCGTGGGAAACATCTACCAGGGGAAGGTCATCCGGGTCCTTCCCGGCATGCAGGCGGCCTTCGTCGACATCGGCCTGGAAAAGGCCGCCTTTCTCTACGTGGCCGACGTGCTCGATGAAATGGAGGCGGTCGAGCAGTTCGTCGAAGGGGCCAGCCAGCACGCCAAGCCCAGCGAAGGAGGCGACGACGACCGCCCGCCGCTCCCCCCCATCGAAGACCTGCTACAGGAAGGGCAGACCATCCTGGCCCAGGTCGCCAAGGAACCCATCGGCACCAAGGGAGCCCGCATCACCTCGCATATCTCCCTGCCGGGCCGTCATCTTGTCTACATGCCGACCGTCGACCACATCGGCATCTCCCGCCGCATCGAAAACGAAGAGGAAAAGGACCGGCTGCGCCTCATCATCGAGAGTATCCGCCCCCAGGGCACCGGCTTCATCGTGCGCACCGCCGCTGAAGGGAAGAGCGAGGAGGATCTGCGCGCGGACGTTGAATTCCTGGTCGGCCTCTGGAAGGATATCGCCAAGCGCAAGGAGAACAAAAAGGCGCCCTGCCTCATCCATTCGGATCTCGACGTCACCAGCAAGGTGCTGCGCGACATCCTGACCGAGGATGTACGCCGCATCGTGGTCGACTCCCAGGAAGAACATGACAAGATCGTCCGCTTTTTGCAGACCTTCATGCCCAAGCTGAGTGTGGACATCGAGCTCTACGACCAGGACGAGCCCATTTTCGACGCCTTCGGCCTCGAGGTGGAAATCGCCCGAGCCCTGGGGCGCAAGGTGTGGCTCAAGAGCGGCGGCTACATCATCATTGAACAGACGGAAGCCCTCAACGCCATCGACGTCAACACGGGCCGCTTCGTGGGTAAGCACAACCTGGAGGACACCATCCTCAAGACCAACCTGGAGGCTGTCAAGGAGATCGCTTTTCAGCTGCGCCTGCGCAATATCGGCGGCCTGATCATCATCGACTTCATCGACATGGAAAAGGAGCTGCACCGGGAAAAAGTCCATTCAGCCCTGGAGGAAGCTCTGAAAAACGACAAGAGCAAGACCAACATCCTGAAGATCTCCGAACTGGGCCTGGTGGAGATGACCCGTAAGCGCGTGCGCGAGAGCATTGGTCGCACCCTCTGTGAACCTTGTCCCTACTGCGAGGGTAAAGGTTACGTGAAGAGCCGCACCACGCTGGCCTATGAGGTCTTTCGGGAAATCCGCCGGGAAATCCGCGACCTGCCAGGCTACCGCCTGACCCTGCAGGTTCACCCCGACATCGCCGCCCTGCTCTACGATGAAGAGCGGCACGGCATTGAAGAACTGGAAAAACAGTTCGAAAAGCAGATCAGTATCACCGCCCGCCCGAACTTCCATATCGAGCAGTTCGATATCCTGGTCGGCTGA
- the rplU gene encoding 50S ribosomal protein L21: MYAVIKTGGKQYKVSEGDLLKVEKLEGAVGDSIELTEVLMVGGEEVKIGAPLLPGAKVKARIVEQDKDKKILVFHSKRRKGYRKTYGHRQPITRLKITGIEA; encoded by the coding sequence ATGTACGCGGTGATCAAAACCGGAGGGAAACAGTACAAAGTATCCGAAGGCGACCTGTTGAAGGTCGAAAAGCTGGAAGGCGCGGTGGGAGATTCCATCGAGTTGACCGAGGTCCTCATGGTTGGCGGAGAAGAGGTTAAAATCGGAGCACCTCTATTGCCTGGCGCGAAAGTCAAAGCGCGGATCGTCGAGCAGGATAAAGACAAGAAGATTCTCGTCTTTCATTCCAAGCGGCGCAAAGGCTATCGCAAGACCTATGGACACCGTCAGCCTATCACCCGCCTGAAAATTACAGGTATTGAGGCGTAA
- the rpmA gene encoding 50S ribosomal protein L27 translates to MAHKKGVGSSRNGRDSAGKRLGVKRFGGEAVTSGSILVRQRGTTFHPGNNVGCGKDYTLYALIDGKVKFERKGKDRQKISVYAD, encoded by the coding sequence ATGGCACACAAAAAAGGAGTTGGTAGCTCTCGTAACGGCCGTGACAGCGCTGGTAAACGCTTGGGCGTCAAGCGCTTTGGTGGTGAAGCCGTAACCTCCGGATCCATCCTGGTCCGGCAGCGCGGCACGACCTTCCACCCCGGCAACAACGTGGGCTGCGGCAAGGATTACACCCTTTATGCGCTGATCGACGGCAAAGTCAAGTTCGAGCGCAAAGGCAAAGATCGCCAGAAAATCAGCGTCTACGCTGACTGA
- the obgE gene encoding GTPase ObgE encodes MRFVDSVKIFVKAGDGGRGCLSFRREKFVPMGGPDGGDGGHGGDVYFEVDSNLSTLLDFRYKVHYKAERGGHGMGKNMHGKSGEALVIHVPAGTLIYNADTGEQLADLTEPGQKVRLLKGGMGGRGNARFTTSTNRAPRHTQPGTPGEEVALRLELKLLADVGLVGLPNAGKSTLIAATSAARPKIADYPFTTLVPNLGVVRYGGFKTFVMADIPGLIEGASEGQGLGTRFLRHVERTDLFLHLVDLSGMQQGDPLENFRIINQELACHNPEMMQKTQFVVLSKLDVTEVREQLDEVRPFFEKQGYRVFPLSAITGEGVKELVESIGQELDRRRESLLADSVSEP; translated from the coding sequence ATGCGTTTTGTTGATTCCGTAAAAATTTTTGTCAAGGCCGGCGACGGCGGCCGCGGCTGCCTCTCCTTCCGCCGGGAGAAATTCGTGCCCATGGGCGGTCCGGACGGCGGCGACGGCGGCCATGGCGGCGACGTCTATTTCGAGGTTGACTCCAACCTCTCGACCCTGCTTGACTTCCGCTACAAGGTGCACTACAAGGCCGAGCGCGGCGGCCATGGCATGGGCAAAAACATGCATGGCAAATCCGGTGAAGCGTTGGTCATCCATGTCCCCGCCGGCACCCTTATCTATAACGCCGACACCGGTGAACAGCTAGCCGACCTCACCGAACCTGGCCAGAAGGTGCGCCTCCTCAAGGGGGGCATGGGAGGTCGCGGGAACGCCCGCTTTACCACCAGCACCAATCGCGCGCCCCGCCACACTCAGCCAGGCACCCCCGGCGAGGAAGTGGCCTTACGTCTTGAGCTCAAACTGCTGGCCGATGTCGGCCTGGTCGGCCTGCCCAATGCCGGCAAGTCGACCCTGATTGCCGCCACTTCGGCCGCCCGTCCCAAAATCGCTGACTATCCCTTCACCACCCTGGTACCGAACCTCGGCGTCGTGCGCTACGGCGGCTTTAAAACCTTCGTCATGGCCGACATTCCAGGTCTCATTGAAGGGGCCAGCGAGGGGCAGGGTCTCGGCACCCGTTTCCTGCGCCACGTCGAACGCACGGATCTCTTTCTGCACCTGGTCGACCTCTCCGGCATGCAGCAGGGGGACCCCCTGGAAAATTTCCGCATCATCAACCAGGAACTGGCTTGCCATAATCCCGAGATGATGCAGAAGACCCAGTTTGTCGTTCTCTCCAAGCTCGATGTCACCGAGGTGCGGGAACAACTTGACGAGGTACGCCCCTTCTTTGAGAAGCAAGGCTACCGTGTCTTTCCCCTTTCGGCCATTACCGGCGAGGGCGTCAAAGAACTGGTTGAAAGTATCGGGCAGGAACTGGATCGCCGCCGGGAGAGTCTCCTGGCCGATTCTGTCAGCGAACCTTGA
- the proB gene encoding glutamate 5-kinase, producing the protein MIKNLLSHVRRVVIKIGSGVISTEEGLDPAVIANLTDEVGQLIDRGFEVILVSSGAVAAGKGALGISGRPQTIPLKQAAAAIGQTRLMRCYKDAFLEQNRTVAQVLLTRDDLANRRRYLNARNTLMTLLDHHVIPIINENDTVVVEEIRFGDNDNLSAMVTNLVEANLLVILSDVNGLYDRDPRKDPKAQLIPVVERISPEIEAMAGDSGTLGTGGMGTKLKAAKRATLYGVGTAIINGTTPGNLLRLFDGEEVGTYFLPARNRMAAKKHWIAYTKKPRGKLFIDEGAVKALLEGHKSLLPSGIKGVEGGFDRGDAVRLCTLAGEELGKGVTNYSLSELLPIMGKKSSEIEKILGYKYGDEIVHRDNLVLNN; encoded by the coding sequence ATGATCAAAAACCTGCTCTCCCATGTGCGGCGTGTCGTCATCAAGATCGGCAGCGGTGTCATCTCCACCGAGGAAGGACTCGACCCCGCCGTTATCGCTAACTTGACTGACGAAGTCGGCCAACTGATCGACCGCGGCTTTGAGGTTATTCTCGTCTCCTCCGGGGCCGTAGCGGCTGGCAAAGGGGCCCTCGGCATCAGCGGTCGCCCCCAGACCATCCCCCTGAAGCAGGCAGCCGCCGCTATCGGCCAGACCCGCCTGATGCGCTGCTACAAGGATGCCTTTCTCGAACAGAATCGGACCGTCGCCCAGGTTTTGCTTACCCGTGACGACCTCGCCAACCGCCGCCGCTACCTGAACGCCCGCAACACGCTGATGACCCTGCTCGACCACCACGTTATCCCCATTATCAACGAAAACGATACCGTCGTGGTCGAAGAGATCCGCTTTGGCGACAACGACAACCTGTCCGCCATGGTCACCAACCTGGTGGAAGCCAATCTGCTGGTCATTCTCTCTGACGTCAACGGCCTGTATGATCGGGATCCACGCAAGGACCCCAAGGCCCAGCTGATCCCCGTGGTCGAACGCATCAGCCCTGAGATCGAGGCGATGGCCGGCGACAGTGGCACTCTGGGTACCGGTGGCATGGGGACAAAACTCAAGGCCGCCAAAAGAGCCACCCTCTATGGCGTCGGCACGGCCATCATCAACGGCACCACTCCCGGCAATCTGCTGCGCCTCTTCGACGGCGAGGAAGTCGGCACCTATTTTCTGCCCGCCCGCAACCGCATGGCGGCAAAAAAACACTGGATCGCCTACACCAAGAAGCCGCGGGGCAAGCTCTTCATCGACGAAGGAGCCGTCAAGGCGCTGCTGGAAGGGCACAAGAGTTTGCTCCCTTCAGGAATCAAGGGTGTTGAGGGAGGCTTCGACCGCGGCGATGCCGTGCGCCTGTGCACCCTTGCGGGCGAAGAACTCGGCAAAGGAGTCACCAATTACTCTCTTTCCGAACTACTCCCTATCATGGGGAAAAAATCGTCAGAGATTGAAAAGATTCTCGGCTACAAGTACGGCGACGAGATCGTCCACCGTGACAACCTGGTTCTCAACAACTGA
- a CDS encoding glutamate-5-semialdehyde dehydrogenase: protein MVRQPPAPATDAEDKETTMNMAEQMVQLARAAKEAGRVLARLSSAVKDDLLRSMADALEQNTESLMTANEKDLAAARDKGMAPAMVDRLVLDEKRIGAMADGLREVAALPDPVGEITGMWRRPNGIQVGRMRIPLGVIGIIYESRPNVTADAAGLCLKSGNAVILRGGSEAIHSNAAIGDILRQQLEKLGLPKAALQVVPITDRAAVLELLKLEEEIDLIIPRGGEGLIRFVSENSRIPVIKHYKGVCHTFIDASADFDMAEKICVNAKVQRPGVCNAMETLLIHKDIAETFVPQIAAVMRSHGVELRGCPLTRSFAPQIKAATEEDWSAEFLDLILAVRVVDDLDEAIAHIQRYGSLHTETIVTRDYENSQRFLREVNSSVVMVNASSRFSDGNQLGLGAEIGISTTKLHSFGPMGLEDLTTRKFVVLGDGQVRA, encoded by the coding sequence CTGGTTCGACAGCCACCGGCGCCTGCAACCGATGCTGAAGACAAGGAGACAACAATGAACATGGCAGAGCAGATGGTTCAACTGGCCCGCGCGGCCAAGGAGGCCGGCCGCGTCCTGGCGCGACTCTCCTCGGCGGTAAAGGACGACCTGCTGCGGAGCATGGCTGACGCCCTGGAACAGAACACTGAAAGCCTGATGACCGCCAACGAGAAGGATCTTGCCGCCGCCCGCGACAAGGGGATGGCGCCGGCCATGGTCGATCGGCTCGTACTGGATGAAAAACGCATCGGCGCCATGGCCGACGGCCTGCGCGAGGTGGCAGCGCTGCCTGATCCCGTCGGCGAGATTACCGGCATGTGGCGGCGCCCCAACGGTATTCAGGTCGGCCGGATGCGTATACCCCTGGGGGTCATTGGCATCATCTACGAATCGCGCCCCAATGTCACCGCCGACGCCGCCGGTCTCTGCCTGAAGAGCGGCAATGCCGTCATCCTGCGCGGAGGTTCCGAGGCCATTCATTCCAACGCGGCCATCGGCGACATCCTGCGCCAGCAGCTGGAAAAGCTGGGGCTGCCCAAAGCAGCCCTGCAGGTTGTCCCCATAACCGACCGGGCTGCCGTGCTTGAACTGCTCAAGCTTGAAGAGGAGATCGACCTGATCATCCCCCGCGGGGGCGAAGGACTCATCCGCTTTGTCAGCGAGAACTCCCGCATCCCCGTCATCAAGCACTACAAAGGGGTCTGCCACACCTTCATTGACGCCAGCGCCGATTTCGACATGGCCGAGAAGATCTGTGTCAATGCCAAGGTGCAGCGCCCCGGTGTCTGCAATGCCATGGAGACCCTGCTCATCCACAAGGACATCGCCGAGACCTTCGTCCCGCAGATCGCTGCCGTCATGCGCAGCCACGGCGTCGAACTGCGCGGCTGCCCCCTCACCCGTTCGTTTGCGCCCCAGATCAAAGCCGCGACGGAGGAAGACTGGTCGGCGGAATTTCTCGATCTCATTCTTGCCGTGCGCGTGGTCGACGACCTGGATGAGGCCATCGCCCACATCCAGCGTTACGGTTCCCTGCATACCGAGACCATCGTCACCCGCGACTACGAGAATTCCCAGCGCTTTCTGCGTGAAGTCAATTCCAGCGTCGTCATGGTCAACGCCTCCTCCCGTTTTTCCGACGGCAACCAGCTGGGACTGGGGGCGGAGATCGGCATTTCCACCACCAAACTCCATTCTTTCGGCCCCATGGGCCTGGAAGATCTGACCACCCGGAAATTCGTCGTGCTTGGCGACGGCCAGGTCAGGGCGTAG
- the nadD gene encoding nicotinate-nucleotide adenylyltransferase, with protein MKTGILGGTFNPIHYAHLRIAEEVREVCGLDRILFLPAATPPHKEVAADIAFAHRLAMVKAAIADNPFFEVSDLENRRPGKSYSVHTLEILKDEIPGDEIYFIIGMDSFRDLSTWKEYARLFELAHIVVASRPGITTADPASLLPVAIRGDFCYHSSSKNLRHRNGNHVIFLEETFLDISSTDIRHLIAGSRSIRYLLPRAVEEYIFKKSLYRG; from the coding sequence ATGAAAACAGGTATCCTGGGGGGCACTTTCAATCCCATTCATTACGCCCATCTGCGTATCGCCGAGGAGGTGAGGGAAGTCTGCGGCCTCGACCGCATCCTTTTTCTTCCCGCCGCCACGCCGCCGCACAAGGAAGTAGCCGCCGACATCGCCTTTGCACACCGTCTGGCCATGGTGAAAGCCGCCATCGCCGACAATCCGTTTTTCGAGGTTTCTGACCTCGAGAATCGCCGGCCAGGCAAGAGCTATTCCGTCCATACCCTCGAGATTCTGAAAGACGAAATTCCCGGGGACGAGATCTATTTCATTATCGGCATGGATTCCTTTCGCGACCTGTCGACCTGGAAGGAATATGCCCGTCTCTTCGAACTCGCCCACATCGTCGTGGCCTCCCGCCCAGGCATAACTACCGCCGATCCGGCCAGCCTCCTTCCCGTTGCCATCCGGGGGGACTTCTGTTATCATAGCTCCTCCAAAAACCTGAGGCATCGCAACGGGAATCACGTCATTTTTCTGGAAGAGACATTTCTGGACATCTCCTCGACCGATATCCGTCACCTGATCGCCGGGAGCCGCTCTATCCGCTACCTCCTACCCCGCGCGGTGGAAGAATATATCTTCAAAAAAAGCCTTTACAGAGGCTAA
- the rsfS gene encoding ribosome silencing factor, producing the protein MQSKDRAILCAAYALEKKAVNVRILEVEGISTLTDYLVIASGSSDRQVQAIAESVHLGLKKEHSTMPLGVEGMNEGRWVLIDYGDVMVHIFQENVRAFYDLDGLWSEVAEIEIPEKYHWERKARSR; encoded by the coding sequence TTGCAATCCAAAGACCGCGCTATACTGTGTGCAGCCTACGCACTGGAAAAAAAGGCCGTCAACGTCCGCATTCTTGAGGTGGAGGGGATTTCCACCCTGACGGATTATCTTGTCATCGCTTCCGGCTCCTCCGATCGTCAGGTGCAAGCCATCGCTGAATCGGTACACCTTGGTTTGAAAAAGGAGCATTCCACCATGCCTCTTGGCGTGGAAGGTATGAACGAAGGCCGCTGGGTCCTCATCGATTACGGCGATGTCATGGTTCATATCTTTCAGGAAAACGTCCGAGCGTTTTACGATCTGGACGGTTTGTGGTCTGAAGTCGCAGAAATTGAGATCCCGGAGAAGTACCACTGGGAGCGCAAGGCAAGAAGCCGGTGA